Genomic window (Gammaproteobacteria bacterium):
GGCTGGTCAGCGTTGCCCGGTCCGCGTCGCGTGCAGGGCGTCGCACCGCCGGCGGGCAGCGGCGGACGCGAGTACGGCTACCAGCTGGTCCTCGAGCCGCAGGGCAAGCGCTGGCTGCTGGCGCTGGAAACACCGCTGCAGTGGTCGGCACCCCGCGCCGTCCTCAGCCCGGCCATGCAGCTGCTCAGCGCCGAGCCCTACTGGGAACGGCTCTCCTACCACGGCCGCTCCGTCGCCAGCGGCATCGCCGCGACGCCAGCCACGCCGCAGATGCTGGCTGCCAACCTGCGGCTGCCGCCCGGGCGCAACCCGCGAACGCTGGCCCTGGCTCGGCAGCTGCGCGCGGATGCCGCCGGCGACGGCGACTTCATGCGTCGCGCCCTCGCCCTGTTCCGCAACGACGGCTTCCGTTACTCGCTCACTCCGCCGAGGCTCGGGCAGGAGGCGGTGGATGACTTCCTGTTCGAGACCCGCACCGGCTTCTGCGAGCACTACGCCTCAGCGCTGGCCGTGCTGGCCCGGGCTGCCGGCATCCCGGCGCGCGTCATCGCGGGCTACCAGGGTGGCGACCGCAATCCCTTCGGCGATTACTGGATCGTGCGCCAGGCCAACGCCCATGCCTGGGTGGAGGTGTGGATGGACGGTGCCTGGCACCGCATCGACCCGACCGCTGCCGTGGCCCCCGAGCGCATCGAAAACGGCATCGAGGAAACCATGGCGCGGGCCGGCATCGCATCCGGCCGCCTGTGGCGCTCCAGCCCCTTCGTCAATCGCATGGTGCTCTCCTGGGATGCGGCGAATGCAGCCTGGGACCGCTGGGTGCTGGCCTTCGGGCCGGAGACGCAGGACGACCTGCTGCTCGCGCTGGGCTTCGATGTGCCGCGGACGATGCAGCTGGCGCTCCTCGCCGGACTGGCCTCCACCGCCTGCCTGCTGCTGCTCGGATTCGCCCTGCACCGCCAGGGCCGCCGCCAGCGCGACCACGTGGTCCGGCTCTACGCCCGGCTCTGCCGCCGGCTCGAGGGCTGCGTGCGTCCGCCGCGCCCCGGCGAGACGGCGCAGCACTATGCCGCCGCGGTCGCGGCCGCGCGGCCGGACCTCGCAGCCGACGTGCAGGCCATGACCGAGCTCTACCTGCGCCTGCGCTACGGCGGCAGCGCCGATGCCGCCGGCGAACACGAGTTCAGGCAGCGGCTGCGCGGCTTTCGTCCGGCACGCGCATGAGCAGCACGATGCCGGCGATGAACAGCAGCAGCAGCGAAACGATGCCCAGCCGCTGGCTGCCCGTGACGAGGCTGACGATGCCGGTGAGCATCGGCCCGATGATGGCGGCGAACTTGCCGAGCATGTTGTAGAAGCCGAAGTACTCCGCTGCCTGCTCCGCCGGGACCAGCCGCGCGAAAAACGAACGGCTGAGGCCCTGCACCCCGCCCTGCACCAGGCCGATCACCACCGCCAGCACATAGAACTGCGGTTCGGTGCTGAGGAAGCCGGCGGACGCCGTTGCCGCCAGGTACACCGCCAGCCCGAGGTAGATGCCGGCGCGCGCGCCGATCACCGCGGCGAACGCGCCGAAGCCCAGCGCCGCCGGGAAAGCCACGAAGTTCGTCAGCAGGATGGCCTGGATCAGTGCCTGGCGCGAGAGGCCGATGGCCAGGCCATAGTCCACGGCCATCTTGATGATGGTGTACACGGCATCGATGTACAGCCAGTAGGCGAGCAGGAAGCGCCGCAGCGCTGGCTGCCGCAGCAGGCTCGCGCCGGTGGCGGCAAGCTGGCGGAAGCCGGCCACCAGCGCCCCGGGGCCGCCCTCGCGCGCCGGGTCATCGCGCACCCAGGCCGCCAGCGGCAGCGAGAACAGCAGCCACCACAGGGCCACCAGCAGGAAGGCCAGGCGGATGGCGTCGTCGGCCGAGGCCAGGCCGAAGGCCGCGGGCCGCGCCACCATGACGACGTTGAGCGTGAACAGCAGCGCGCTGCCGAGGTAACCGAGGGCGTAGCCGTAGGCGGAAACCCGGTCGTAATCCCCGGGCAGGGTGACATCCACCAGCAGGGAATCATAGAGCGAGTTGCTGGCGGCAAAGGCGGCGGAGGCGCCCACGTAGAGCAGCGCCGCGGCCAGCCACATGCCGGCGGCGAGGAAGTACAGCGCCCCGGTCATGGCGCAGCCCAGCGCCGTGATCCACAACAGCCAGGCCTTGCGCCGGCCGCTGCGGTCGGCCAGCGCACCGAGCAGCGGTGTCGCCAGCGCCACCAGCAGGCTGGAGATGCCATTGGCCATGCCGAGACGGAAGGTGCCGACGCTGGACGGCGCGCCGTCGTTCCAGTAGCCGGCCATCAGCACCGGCACGAAGCTGGTCATGACGCTGAGGGCAAAGGCCGAATTGGCCCAGTCGTACAGGGCCCAGCCGAGCACGGGCGGCTGCCGCCAGAGCGGTACGCGGCGCATCAGGGGCGTCGCGGCCGGCGCTCGAGCGCGCGGGCCAGCAGCACGGCATCCTCGCTGCCGGAACTGGCGCGGTAGTAGCGCCGCCGCACACCGATGCGCTCGAAGCCGTTCTGCACATAGAGGGCGATGGCGGCATCGTTCGACGGCCGCACCTCCAGGTGGATGCGCTCGGCGCCGGCGAGCCGCGCCCGCTCCAGGATCGCCTCCAGCAGGCGCCGGCCATGGCCCTCGCGGCGGCCCGACACGGCGACGCAGAGGTTCAGCAGGTGTGCCTCGCCCGCGGCCACCGACATGATGGCGTACGCCCTGACCTCCCCCCGGTGCTCCATCACCAGGCTGGTGTAGCCGGCGAGCAGGCAGTCGCGGAAGATGCCCGGGCTCCAGGGAAACTCGTAGGCCTCGCGTTCGATGGCGGCGATCCGCGGCACATCCGCCTGGCGCATCTCGCGGATGACCGGTGCCAGCGCGCTGGGATTGGCGATCATGGCTTGACGGGCAGCGCCACGGAAAGCGCCAGGCGCAGGTCATCCCAGGCCTTGCGCTTCTCCATCGGCGAGCGCAGCAGGTAGGCCGGATGGTAGGTCACCACCAGCGGGATGCCGGCCGGGCCCCAGCGGTGGACGCGCCCGCGAAGCCGGCCGACCGGCAGGTCCTGGCCCAGCAGGTTCTGCGCGGCGATGCGCCCCACCGCGAGGATCAGCCGCGGAGCCACCAGCCGGATCTGCGCAGCCAGGTGGTCGGCGCAGGCCGCGACCTCCCCTGGTTGCGGGTCGCGGTTGTCCGGCGGACGGCACTTGAGGATGTTGGCGATGAAGACCTGTTCGCGGCTGGCACCCGCGGCGCGCAGCATTTCGTTGAGCAGCTGGCCGGCCGGGCCGACGAAGGGCTCGCCCTGGCGGTCCTCCTCCGCACCCGGTGCTTCGCCGACGATCATCCAGGCGGCCGACTCGTCGCCGACACCGAAGACGGTCTGCGTGCGGCTCCGATGCAGCTCGCAGCGGCGGCAGTCGCGCACGGCGGCGCGCAACGCAGCCCAGTCGGGTGGCTCGGCATCCGTCAGCCGACGGTCCGCGGTGTCCGGCGCGGGCTCCCGCCGCTGCCAGACCTCGATGCCGAGCGCGCGCAGCACCTCCTGCTGGCGGGCCGTGCGGGCCGGACGCGCGCTCACCGGCTCACCGTTCCGTCTGGCGTTCCTGCCGCGGCAGCCGCGCATGGCGGCGGCGCAGGCGCCACAGCGCGAGCAGCGGGCCGGACAGGGCGTAGATCACCCCGATGCCGAACAGCACCGTGGGCGGGTCCATGGCGATGAGCACGAACACCAGCGGCACGACGAACACATAGGTGAAGGAGATGCGTCCGCGCGCGTGGATCTCCTTGAAGCTGTAATAAGGGAACGGCGACACCATGAGCAGCCCCGCCATGGACGAGACGACGAAGGCCAGGGCCAGCGCGTAGACACCGGTCCAGCCGAGTTTGGTGCCCAGCCACACCATGCTCATCATCAGGCCGGCCGCCGATGGGCTGGGCAGGCCCTCGAAGAAACGCCGGTCCGTGCTGCCTATGCGCACGTTGAACCGCGCCAGGCGCAGCGCGCCCGCCACCGCATAGATGAACGCCGCCAGCCAGCCCAGCTTGGCCCAGATCCAGCCGTAGTCGGCGAGGCGGACCAGGCCCCACTGGTAGACGATGACGGCCGGCGCCAGGCCGAAGGACACCATGTCGGAGAGGCTGTCGTACTGCTGGCCGAACTCCGATTCGGTGTGGGTCAGGCGCGCCAGGCGGCCATCCAGGCCATCGAGCACGCCGGCGACGATGACGGCGATGGCCGCCGGCTCGTAGCGGCCATCGATGCTGGCGATGATGCCGTAGAAGCCGGCGAACAGGCTGCCGGTCGTCAGCAGGTTCGGCAGCACGTAGATGCCACGGCGCCGCGGCCGCGGTGCCGTCCCGGCAGGATCGTCGAGCAAGGGGTCGCCCATGCGGCGGATTCTGCCATGGTTCCCGCTGCGCGGGGATGGCCGCGCCGAGCGACTTGCCAGCCTGATGCCGCTAGAATGGCGCGGATTTTTTCCAGCCTGCAGGGACCGACCGGAATGCGACTCAGCCAGCTGCCGTGGACCACCCTGAAGGAAACCCCTGCCGAGGCGGAGGTCGTCAGCCACCAGTTGCTGCTGCGCGCCGGGCTGATCCGCCGGCTGACCTCGGGCATCTTCACCTGGATGCCGCTGGGGCTGCGGGTGCTGCGCCGGGTGGAGCAGGTGGTGCGCGAGGAGATGGACCGCGCCGGCGCCCTCGAGGTGCTGATGCCGGCGGTGCAGCCGGCGGAGCTCTGGCAGGAAACCGGCCGCTGGGACCGC
Coding sequences:
- a CDS encoding DUF3488 domain-containing transglutaminase family protein, which codes for MTGALSAMPPDTARERRQMAWAAAALVFGGAPHLFAVEPWVALLVLGIACWRIVAAERGWRLPSLWLRVPVTVLAFLAVVMTYHSISGVEAGSALLLVMGGMKLLETRDERDRILVVFIALFLLFAVFLREQAIWSAAWLAGGCLGIGTALVQTVRRGPLLPLPQAVLVAGRLLLQGLPLAVVLFVLFPRIPGPFWAMPDPQATGRSGLAEEIQPGDISALGLSDEVAFRVRFEGAVPATGALYWRGPVLERFDGRGWSALPGPRRVQGVAPPAGSGGREYGYQLVLEPQGKRWLLALETPLQWSAPRAVLSPAMQLLSAEPYWERLSYHGRSVASGIAATPATPQMLAANLRLPPGRNPRTLALARQLRADAAGDGDFMRRALALFRNDGFRYSLTPPRLGQEAVDDFLFETRTGFCEHYASALAVLARAAGIPARVIAGYQGGDRNPFGDYWIVRQANAHAWVEVWMDGAWHRIDPTAAVAPERIENGIEETMARAGIASGRLWRSSPFVNRMVLSWDAANAAWDRWVLAFGPETQDDLLLALGFDVPRTMQLALLAGLASTACLLLLGFALHRQGRRQRDHVVRLYARLCRRLEGCVRPPRPGETAQHYAAAVAAARPDLAADVQAMTELYLRLRYGGSADAAGEHEFRQRLRGFRPARA
- a CDS encoding uracil-DNA glycosylase, with protein sequence MRGCRGRNARRNGEPVSARPARTARQQEVLRALGIEVWQRREPAPDTADRRLTDAEPPDWAALRAAVRDCRRCELHRSRTQTVFGVGDESAAWMIVGEAPGAEEDRQGEPFVGPAGQLLNEMLRAAGASREQVFIANILKCRPPDNRDPQPGEVAACADHLAAQIRLVAPRLILAVGRIAAQNLLGQDLPVGRLRGRVHRWGPAGIPLVVTYHPAYLLRSPMEKRKAWDDLRLALSVALPVKP
- a CDS encoding MFS transporter, which encodes MRRVPLWRQPPVLGWALYDWANSAFALSVMTSFVPVLMAGYWNDGAPSSVGTFRLGMANGISSLLVALATPLLGALADRSGRRKAWLLWITALGCAMTGALYFLAAGMWLAAALLYVGASAAFAASNSLYDSLLVDVTLPGDYDRVSAYGYALGYLGSALLFTLNVVMVARPAAFGLASADDAIRLAFLLVALWWLLFSLPLAAWVRDDPAREGGPGALVAGFRQLAATGASLLRQPALRRFLLAYWLYIDAVYTIIKMAVDYGLAIGLSRQALIQAILLTNFVAFPAALGFGAFAAVIGARAGIYLGLAVYLAATASAGFLSTEPQFYVLAVVIGLVQGGVQGLSRSFFARLVPAEQAAEYFGFYNMLGKFAAIIGPMLTGIVSLVTGSQRLGIVSLLLLFIAGIVLLMRVPDESRAAAA
- the rimI gene encoding ribosomal protein S18-alanine N-acetyltransferase, translating into MIANPSALAPVIREMRQADVPRIAAIEREAYEFPWSPGIFRDCLLAGYTSLVMEHRGEVRAYAIMSVAAGEAHLLNLCVAVSGRREGHGRRLLEAILERARLAGAERIHLEVRPSNDAAIALYVQNGFERIGVRRRYYRASSGSEDAVLLARALERRPRRP
- a CDS encoding phosphatidylcholine/phosphatidylserine synthase, with protein sequence MGDPLLDDPAGTAPRPRRRGIYVLPNLLTTGSLFAGFYGIIASIDGRYEPAAIAVIVAGVLDGLDGRLARLTHTESEFGQQYDSLSDMVSFGLAPAVIVYQWGLVRLADYGWIWAKLGWLAAFIYAVAGALRLARFNVRIGSTDRRFFEGLPSPSAAGLMMSMVWLGTKLGWTGVYALALAFVVSSMAGLLMVSPFPYYSFKEIHARGRISFTYVFVVPLVFVLIAMDPPTVLFGIGVIYALSGPLLALWRLRRRHARLPRQERQTER